Below is a genomic region from bacterium.
TTTATTAGTGTTCTTATTAGTGCTAATTTGTGGTTAATTCAAAGGGTTCTAAAGAGAAGCTAAACACATACGAAATTCGCAATTGTTTATGGCCTTGGATGATATTTTCTGTGAAATTCCTTCATTGTATTGCTATCAAGGTGCGTATAAATTTGGGTTGTTGATATATCAGAGTGTCCAAGTAGCTCCTGAATTATTCGAAGATCAGCCCTGTTTCTTAAAAGATGTGTGGCAAATGAATGGCGAATAATATGGGGAAATAGGTTTTTTCTTATTCCAGCAATTATTCCATATCTTCTAACCATTTTCCAAACAGCCTCCCTTGTTAAAGGAGAGCCCCTCCAATTTAAGAAAACAAAAAGGGGGTCTTCCTTTTTCTTTAAGAAATTTTGCCTTTTTTCAAGATATATTTTAAGGTATTTTATTGCCTCCTTTCCAATGGGAACAATCCTTTCCTTTTCCCTTTTTCCAAATACCTTGGCAAATCCAAGCTCAAGATTTAACTGCTCCATCTTTAATTTAGTAATCTCAGAGACCCTCATTCCCGTTGAGTATAATAGTTCAAGTAATGCTTTATCTCTAATGCCTAAATTATTTGTAATATCAGGAGAAGAAAGAAGCTTTTCTATATCCTCGTATGTCAAGAAATTTGGAAGTTTTATTTCCCTTTTTTGAGATTTAAGAAAAGATGCTGGATTTGATTGTATAATTCCCTCTTGAAGGAGGAATTTAAAAAATGCCCTTATGCTCGCAATTTTTCTTAATATACTACTTGAAGAAAGATTATTTTTTTTAAGGTCTAACAGGTAATTAAAAAGAATTTTTATATTTATATCTTTAATTTTTGTTTTTTTAAGGGAAAGTATAAATTGGTTAATATCATTTCTATATGCAGAGATTGTATTCTTTGAAAATCCCCTTTCTAATAAGAGGTAATCTATAAATTTATCAAGTTCGCAAGCTGACATTTTGCCTCTTTTATTGTTACTGGATTTCCATGTCCTGGATAAAGTGTTGTGTTGTCTGGAAAATTTAACAATTTCTTAATGGAATTTATTAAGATTTTATGGTCTCCCTCTGGAAAGTCTGTTCTTCCTATTCCGTTAGAAAATATTGTATCGCCACAAAATATAGCATCATCAAGAAGAAGGGAGATAGAGCCTGGGGTATGACCTGGTGTTTCAATAACCTTAAGGTTTATATCACCCACTGTTATAATGTCATTTTCTTTAATTGTTCTTGTGGCTTCTTTAAATTTCATAGAAGACCCAAAAAATCCCGATAAATTAAGAAGGGGATTAAAAAGCATTTCGTTGTCTTTAAAATTGATAAGAAGCTCTGCTTTTGTCTCTTTTCTTATTTCATCATTTCCCATAATATGGTCTATATGGCAATGTGTATTTATGATATATTTAAGGGATAGTTTATTTTGATAGAGAAAATATATAATTTGCTCTACACCTTCTCCTGCATCAATCAATATTGCGCTGTTCTTGTTAAAGATAAGATAGCAATTTGTTTCATAATCTCCTACACAAAATGTCTTAAGCCCTTCTTTCATTTATTGCCCTTTCTATTCTTCTTAAAAGCTCTTTTTCATCTGGAATCTCTCCTGTATCTATGGATAGATTAGATACAGCATCCAGGCAAGCCCTGATTATTGAATTTTTTGTTATCCTTTCCCTTTTGTTTTTAGGATTTCTGCTTCTCATAATCTTTTTCTCAAGCTCCGAAAGAAAGGAAAGATTGGATTCTTTAAGAAGGATTGTAAGTCTATGTTCAAAAGTTCTAAACTTCGGAAGTTTAGAACTTAAGACTTTTTCCTCTATCTCTTTTGTTGTGGCTTGAGTTATTTCAAATAGGGCATCCGCACCTTTTCCTAATACAGGCTTTTTCATCTCTCATTTGGTTTTTTTAATGATTTCTTTAGAAAGGTCATTATAATCAATTGTTCCATATGACCTTGGTGCATAGAGCATTATGGGCATTCCATGTGATGGAGATTCAGCAAGCTTTACATTTCTTCTTATCTTTATTTTGGAAACATTGTTTTTAAAATACATGGCAATCTTTTCCAAAGCCTCTTTTGCGAGCTTTGTTTTTTCTGTGTAAAGGGTAGGGACTATACTTAAAATCTCAAGGCTATGATTTAACTTATTTTTTACAATCTCAAATGTCCTTATAAGTTTATCCATTCCCTCTAAGGCGAAAAATTCTGTCTGTAGGGGTATAATAAGATATTGTGCGGTTGTTAATGAATTTAAGGTAAGAAGCCCAAGCGAGGGAGGACAATCAATCAAAATATAATCATATTCATTTATTACTTCCTCTACCTTCTCTTTTAAAACCCTCTCCCTTCCAATCATATTGACAAGCTCTATCTCTGCTCCAGAGAGATTGATATGTGATGGGGCTATCTCTAATTTAGAAAGAGAGGTTTTAAGAATTATATCAGATATTTTTATATCTTGGGAAATTAAAACATCATACATTGAATGGTTTAATTTATGAATTGAAATACCCAGATGTATGCTTGCATTTGCTTGGGGATCCATATCTATAATTAAGGTTTTATAACCCAAAGAGGAAATCCCTGCTCCTAAATTAACACAGGTTGTGGTTTTTCCCACCCCTCCCTTTTGGTTAGCAACAGCAATAATTTTTCCCATTTAGGCACTTTTTAATAAATGATTGCATATCTCTTTTTGCGAGCAAGCACACTCTTTTTCTTTCTTTTTACTGAAGGTTTATCATAATATGCCCGTTTTTTAAGCTCTTCTGTTATTCCTTCCTCAAGGCATTTTCTTTTAAATCTTCTTAAGGCATTGTCAAGCGATTCATTGTCATAAACCTTTATTCCAACCATTGCTTTTTTCATTTTATCCCGGAGGCCAATTTAACCTCCGTCCTCCTAATATATGGATGTGTAAGTGAAAGACCTCACATCCTGAATCTTTTCCACAATTTATAACTATCCTAAAACCACTTTGTGAAATATCCTTTGTTAATTCCTTAATTTTCAGCATTATTTCACCAATTATATCTTTATCTTCAAGTGAAAGAATATCTGTAATGTGTTTTTTTGGAATTAAGAGAAGATGAAATGGAGCTTGTGGATTTATATCATAAAATGCCAGCATTTTTTCATCCTCGTAGGCAATATTTGTCTTTATCTCTTTATGGACAATCTTACAGAATATGCAATTTTCCATTTCTAAATCCTAAATTCTAATTCCCTCCTCCCTTTCTATTTCCCTATTTCCAATATCTGATCTAAAATATATATTTTCATATTTTACATTAAATATTGCATTATAAACCCTTGTTTTTGCGAGTTTTATTGTTTCATCTAACCCTGTTATTCCCAATACCCTTCCACCCGATGTAAGGAGCTTTTTATCCCTATCCTCTACACCTGCATAGAAAACAACGATATTTTCATCATTAATCTCGGAAATTCCTTTTATCTCTTTATGTTTCTCATAATTTTCTGGATAGCCTGAAGAGGCAAGGACAACGCAAAGGGATTTTCTTTCATCAACCTTTAATTTTACTTTATTTAAGCATCCCTCTATTGTTGCCATAATTGGTATTAGAAGGTCTGATTTTAATCTTGGAATTATTGCCTGTGTCTCTGGATCTCCAAACCTTGTATTGTATTCCAAAAGATATGGATTTTTGTTTTTAATTATAAGCCCAAGATAGATTATCCCTTTAAATACAATTCCAATATTATTTAAGCCTGAAATTGTTGGAATTAGAATATCTTTCTTTATTTTTTCCTCTATCTCGCTTGTTATTATGCCTGTTGGAGAATATGCACCCATTCCACCTGTATTTGGCCCTTTATCTTCATCAAATATCCTTTTATGGTCAGCTGATGTGGGTAGGGGAAGGAAATTTTCTCCATCAACAAAGGCAATATATGAAGCCTCCTCTCCATCTATAAAATCCTCAATAATTATTTTGTCTCCTGCAGAATTAAATATTCTATCTTCCATAATTTTGGTTATCGCATCTGTTGCTTCCCTTTGGTCTTCACAAACAAATGTTCCTTTTCCAGAGCATAAACCGTCTGCTTTTATTACAATTGGATATTCTTTCTTAAAAATATACTTTAATGCTTCATCTGATTTTAAAAATACCCTA
It encodes:
- the xerD gene encoding site-specific tyrosine recombinase XerD; amino-acid sequence: MSACELDKFIDYLLLERGFSKNTISAYRNDINQFILSLKKTKIKDINIKILFNYLLDLKKNNLSSSSILRKIASIRAFFKFLLQEGIIQSNPASFLKSQKREIKLPNFLTYEDIEKLLSSPDITNNLGIRDKALLELLYSTGMRVSEITKLKMEQLNLELGFAKVFGKREKERIVPIGKEAIKYLKIYLEKRQNFLKKKEDPLFVFLNWRGSPLTREAVWKMVRRYGIIAGIRKNLFPHIIRHSFATHLLRNRADLRIIQELLGHSDISTTQIYTHLDSNTMKEFHRKYHPRP
- a CDS encoding histidine triad nucleotide-binding protein codes for the protein MENCIFCKIVHKEIKTNIAYEDEKMLAFYDINPQAPFHLLLIPKKHITDILSLEDKDIIGEIMLKIKELTKDISQSGFRIVINCGKDSGCEVFHLHIHILGGRRLNWPPG
- a CDS encoding MBL fold metallo-hydrolase, with product MKEGLKTFCVGDYETNCYLIFNKNSAILIDAGEGVEQIIYFLYQNKLSLKYIINTHCHIDHIMGNDEIRKETKAELLINFKDNEMLFNPLLNLSGFFGSSMKFKEATRTIKENDIITVGDINLKVIETPGHTPGSISLLLDDAIFCGDTIFSNGIGRTDFPEGDHKILINSIKKLLNFPDNTTLYPGHGNPVTIKEAKCQLANLINL
- the purD gene encoding phosphoribosylamine--glycine ligase, encoding MKILIIGSGGREDAIGWKLSQSPDVHEIFVAPGNGKTKRFGKNIAVKKKNLFSLSSFVALEKIDLTIVGPETPLASGIVNHWNEKGLLIFGPLKEAAQLETSKVFAKEFMRKNNIPTANFRVFLKSDEALKYIFKKEYPIVIKADGLCSGKGTFVCEDQREATDAITKIMEDRIFNSAGDKIIIEDFIDGEEASYIAFVDGENFLPLPTSADHKRIFDEDKGPNTGGMGAYSPTGIITSEIEEKIKKDILIPTISGLNNIGIVFKGIIYLGLIIKNKNPYLLEYNTRFGDPETQAIIPRLKSDLLIPIMATIEGCLNKVKLKVDERKSLCVVLASSGYPENYEKHKEIKGISEINDENIVVFYAGVEDRDKKLLTSGGRVLGITGLDETIKLAKTRVYNAIFNVKYENIYFRSDIGNREIEREEGIRI
- a CDS encoding AAA family ATPase produces the protein MGKIIAVANQKGGVGKTTTCVNLGAGISSLGYKTLIIDMDPQANASIHLGISIHKLNHSMYDVLISQDIKISDIILKTSLSKLEIAPSHINLSGAEIELVNMIGRERVLKEKVEEVINEYDYILIDCPPSLGLLTLNSLTTAQYLIIPLQTEFFALEGMDKLIRTFEIVKNKLNHSLEILSIVPTLYTEKTKLAKEALEKIAMYFKNNVSKIKIRRNVKLAESPSHGMPIMLYAPRSYGTIDYNDLSKEIIKKTK
- the rpsU gene encoding 30S ribosomal protein S21, with protein sequence MVGIKVYDNESLDNALRRFKRKCLEEGITEELKKRAYYDKPSVKRKKKSVLARKKRYAIIY